The sequence below is a genomic window from Anaerocolumna chitinilytica.
AAAAAATCCGGTATAGCTGTCATGGTGTTTCCGGAAGGTACGGATTGGGGCAGCGAAAAGGTTAAACTTATTATAGCAGTTGCGGGTATCGGAGAAGAACACCTTGAAATTCTATCCAATATTGCAGAGAAACTTTCTGATATTGAGAATGTCATACGCGTAATTAACAGCAGTGTTGATGAGATTTATGAAATCCTGACGGAAAAATAAGAAAAGGAAGTGAAGCACCTTTATGATAGTAACAGTAACAATGAATCCTGCTATAGACAAAACGGCAGAACTGGACCAA
It includes:
- a CDS encoding PTS sugar transporter subunit IIA translates to MGLLLKENIEINCIARPKEQVIRDIGKKLCDSGYVEENYIEAMLLREESFSTNIGNGIALPHGVEAAKKTIKKSGIAVMVFPEGTDWGSEKVKLIIAVAGIGEEHLEILSNIAEKLSDIENVIRVINSSVDEIYEILTEK